From the Solibacillus sp. FSL R5-0449 genome, one window contains:
- a CDS encoding S1 domain-containing RNA-binding protein produces MSIEVGSKVQGKVTGITNFGAFVELPDGKTGLVHISEVADNYVKDINEHLKVGDEVEVKVMNVEADGKIGLSIRKAKPQAERPERPQRPRRENNRSNDRNDRQPKENFEQKMARFLKDSDERLTTLKRATESKRGGRGARRG; encoded by the coding sequence ATGTCAATTGAAGTAGGCAGCAAAGTACAAGGTAAGGTAACAGGCATCACAAATTTCGGTGCATTCGTCGAGCTTCCAGATGGTAAAACAGGTTTAGTTCACATCAGTGAAGTGGCAGATAACTATGTAAAAGATATTAACGAGCATCTTAAAGTAGGCGATGAAGTCGAAGTTAAAGTGATGAATGTTGAAGCGGATGGAAAGATCGGTCTTTCAATTCGTAAAGCAAAGCCTCAAGCTGAGCGACCAGAGCGTCCACAGCGTCCTCGTCGCGAAAACAACCGTTCTAACGATCGTAATGATCGTCAACCAAAAGAGAACTTTGAACAGAAGATGGCGCGTTTCTTAAAAGATAGCGATGAGCGTTTAACTACATTAAAGCGTGCAACTGAGTCTAAGCGCGGTGGCCGTGGAGCTCGCAGAGGATAA
- a CDS encoding sodium:potassium antiporter, with amino-acid sequence MQNFTYLAFLCGISMLLVVGGVLLTNLPLPLQIIMIAIGLIGGIFCFVTLIRVLINHNAEKE; translated from the coding sequence GTGCAGAACTTTACATATTTAGCTTTTCTTTGCGGCATTAGCATGCTTCTAGTTGTTGGAGGCGTCTTATTGACAAACTTGCCGCTCCCATTACAAATAATTATGATTGCAATCGGATTAATTGGCGGTATTTTTTGCTTTGTTACCCTTATTCGGGTACTCATCAATCATAATGCCGAAAAAGAATGA